AGGAGCCGTCAATAACACCTTGGCAACGCCTTTCCCTTTCAGATGGCGCTCCAGATCGGCACGCTTGGTGAATGCACCCGTATTGTCGATCACAAGAGCATTGTTGATGCCGTACTGAGTGTAGTCAATATCCTCTGGCTTGCTAGCTGCGATCAACTGCACTTCTTGGCCGTTGATGATCAAGGTCCTGTTTGCAATGTCTTCGATAACTGTTCCTTTGAATGCACCATGCACACTATCATTCCGTAACAACGCAGCTCGCTTAACGATCTCCTCATCCGTTAGCGTGCGTGTAACAATTGCACGAAGACGCAATTGTTGGCCCTTACCGGCTTGTTTCACCAATTCACGAGCAGCAATTCGGCCAATGCGACCAAATCCGTACAATACCACGTCCTGCGGCTTGAATTTATGCTTATCTTGACCAATGAAATCCTTCAGATGTCCGCTAAGAAAGTCGTTCACGGAAGTGCTTTTGGAAGCAATGAATTCGTAGGTCAATTTGCCGATATCGATCTTACTGGGCGCAAGGTCCAATTCGAGTAACCCACGCGCTACATTGGCTGTAACATGAACGTCTATGGGCTTCTTGACGACCTCTGAAGCATAGTCGAAATGCTTCATAACCTCTGAAATGCTGATATCCAGCAAGTGATTCCGGAAAAAAACAAGTTCAACTCCACGGTCGTACATAAGCCGACCAACTGAATTCATCAGATCCACCGCAGCTTTTTCACGATCTACGTAATCCTGTAGGCCAGCTTCGTAGCCTTTTCTCTCCAAAGTCTCCATCGAATTCAATAAAAGTTTTGGGCGTTGTACGCAGAATTGCCTATCCGAGATACGCTTTCAGCAACTTACTGCGGCTGGTATGGCGTAGGCGGCGTATCGCTTTCTCTTTGATCTGGCGAACACGCTCTCGTGTAAGGTCGAATTTGGCACCGATCTCCTCCAAGGTGAGGCCGTGGTTGATGGCGATACCAAAGAACAATTTCACTACATCACGCTCACGTTCGGTAAGCGTGCTCAAGGCACGATCGATCTCTTTGCTCAACGATTCGTTCAATAGCAAACGGTCAGCTGGTGCGCTATCGTTGTTCGGCAACACATCCAGTAGGCTATTGCTTTCACCCTCAACAAAGGGTGCATCCATGCTGATATGACGACCACTGACCTTCATGGTATCAGCAACCTTTTCGGCTGGAAGATCCAGAAACACAGCGAGTTCATCCGCACTTGGTGGGCGCTCGTATTCCTGCTCCAGCTTAGCGAATGCCTTGTTGATCTTGTTCAATGAACCTACTTGGTTCAGCGGCAAGCGCACGATACGGCTCTGCTCGGCCAATGCTTGTAGAATACTCTGGCGGATCCACCATACGGCGTACGAGATGAATTTAAATCCACGGGTTTCATCAAAGCGCTGAGCGGCTTTGATCAGACCTAGGTTCCCTTCGTTGATCAGGTCGGGAAGACTTAGACCTTGGTTCTGGTATTGTTTTGCAACCGATACCACGAAACGTAGGTTGGCTTTTACCAATTTCTCCAAGGCTACGCCATCGCCCTGTTTGATCTTCTGGGCTAATTCCACCTCTATATCAGCGGTTATCAAGCCCTCCTTGCCGATCTCCTGCAAATACTTGTCAAGGGACTGACTTTCCCGGTTGGTGATCGATTTGGTGATCTTGAGCTGACGCATCCTTGATGCCATGGTGTCCGGGGTTTAGGGTGGTTATGTGGAAACAGTGGATGAAGGAAGATGCTACGAATAGACTTCGCTTCGGGCCGCAAAGGTACAACGTGACGGTCGTACAGGACAAGGGGTATTCGTGAATAATGACCCTGTTAATTTAATGACCTGATCCTCAGGCTCTTCAAAGACCCAATCCGTAGTATGCTTTGGTGCCGTTGGCATACACTCCTTCAATCAATACGCCACCTTTTTTATTGGCCAGAATTCGTTCCACATCTTCAGGTCGGTTCACTGCTTCCTGATCGATCCGGGTTATTATGAAACCCTCGCGTATACCGGAGCTCCTGAATTTCCCACCATTGATGGAGGTGACTTTAACGCCATTTTGGATCGCAAGTGCCTTCATTTCATCTGACGTTACCGCGCGCAGTTCAGCACCTAAAGCAGTCATTCCCTCACTTCGTGTTTCAACTTTGGCCACTGTTGTACCTTCTTTTCCACGAAGTGTCATATCAAAGACCTTCTCTTCCCCGGAGCGCATAACCGTAACCGGTACCTTGTTGCCTGGTCGGAATTTACTCACCTGCTCTTGGAGCTGTGGTACGTTGTTCACGTCGATATTGCCCACCTTCATGATCACATCACCGGCCTTCATTCCGGATTGTTGTGCGGCTCCACCATCAGAGACACCATTCACGTAGACCCCACGTATTTGGCCGACTTTCGTCTCGTCGGCCAATTTCTGATCCATGTCACGAATGCTCACACCGAGATATGCCCGCTGCACGCTACCGAACTCGAGCAGGTCCGCAGCAACCTTTTTAACGATGTTCACAGGTACTGCAAAAGAGTACCCGGTATAGGTTCCTGTGTTACTTGCGATGGCCGTGTTGATCCCCACAAGATCACCATTTACGTTCACCAACGCACCACCACTATTGCCGGGGTTCACAGCAGCATCGGTCTGTATGAACGATTCGATCGGGAATACATCCCGTGTCGGGTCATACTGGAGGAGATTGATGTTCCTCGCCTTGGCGCTTACGATGCCTGCAGTTACCGTGCTTGTAAGATTCATCGGATTACCAACAGCAAGCACCCATTCACCAACGCGTACATTATCACTATTCCCGTAGGAAACGGAAGAAAGGTTTTCCGCATTGATCTTCAATAATGCGATATCAGTACTCGGGTCACGACCGACAACAGTACCTTCATACATCCTGTTATCATTCAAGTGTACCTGGATCTTATCCGCACCCTCAACCACGTGGTTATTCGTAACGATATATCCATCCGTGCTAACAATAACACCGCTGCCCGCACCTTGCCTCAATTGCTGCTGCATGGGTGCTCGGTTGCCCCAAAAGAGATCAGCGAACGGGTCACGAACGTTAACCGCTGTTTCAGTCGTCACGTGTACTACACCATTCACGGTATTCTCCGCGGCTACTGTAAAGTCGAGTGCTGAAGTGGTCCCGCCATTTGCGTTAGGCAGATTCACGTAACGCACGACAGGTCGCTCTTGCGAGAGCGCTGCACTATTGGAATTTTTTGAAAGCAAATGGTTACCTCCGATCGCGAGGATCGCTCCGGCGAGACCCATTGTGAAATATCCGAACGCTTGTTTCATGATCTTCATTTTGTTGTGATGTAACGGGATCAAAGTTCGTGCCCGGAACATTCGGTGAACGGAATGTCAGTGTGAAATTGTCTAATTGTCGCGTTAAAATCTGTGATCGGCAGTTTGGCCAAACCCACAAGCTGATCAAAGGATCAATGATCTAAGATAAGAAAGATCAATAGGTTCTGGAAGTGGTTGTAATTTTCCACCGGAATTCATGCAGATCAATTTTGTAAAATGGCACGGCACAGGTAATGATTTCGTCGTTGTCGACGATCGTGATGGTTCATTCCCGTCCGGTGATCTTGATCTTATCCGAAAGCTGTGCGATCGCCATTTTGGCATTGGTAGTGATGGGTTGGTCCTGATCCAGAAAGGAAAAGGACTAAGCCATGATTTCCACATGGAGTTCTTCAATCCAGATGGCAGTCAGAGTTTTTGTGGCAATGGAAGTCGGTGTGCTTTTGCTTATTGGAGCGAGTTGAGCAAGGGTAGGGGAGAAGCAAATTTCACAGCGATCGACGGTATCCACAATGGATCTTGGAGAGGAGATGAAGTGGCGGTTTCACTGGGATTCGAGGGTTGCGTGCAATTGGCTTTCGATGGGGACGATGTGGATTTCGTTGATAATGGTTCACCACACGAACTGGTCTGGGTAGCTGATCCGGAGGCTATTGAGATCATGCAGGATGGTCCACGTCGGCGATTTGATGAACAACATGCTCCGGGTGGCACGAATGTCAATTTTCTGAAGCCGGAAGATGGATCCATTCATATGCGCACTTACGAACGCGGAGTGGAGGCGGAGACATTAAGTTGCGGAACAGGAGTTGTTGCTGCTGCGCTCAGTGCATTACAAAGGAATGTGACCCAAACACCAGTTACTGTGAATACACGCGGAGGTACCTTACATGTGGAAGCAGAGCTGATCGCTGCTGATACTTTTGGTCGCATCAAATTGATAGGCCCGGTAACGCGAGTCTTTGAAGGCCATTTCTCATTTTAGATCAGTGATCTA
This genomic window from Flavobacteriales bacterium contains:
- a CDS encoding glyceraldehyde-3-phosphate dehydrogenase, giving the protein METLERKGYEAGLQDYVDREKAAVDLMNSVGRLMYDRGVELVFFRNHLLDISISEVMKHFDYASEVVKKPIDVHVTANVARGLLELDLAPSKIDIGKLTYEFIASKSTSVNDFLSGHLKDFIGQDKHKFKPQDVVLYGFGRIGRIAARELVKQAGKGQQLRLRAIVTRTLTDEEIVKRAALLRNDSVHGAFKGTVIEDIANRTLIINGQEVQLIAASKPEDIDYTQYGINNALVIDNTGAFTKRADLERHLKGKGVAKVLLTAPGKEIPNIVYGINHKEQDIENEKIFSAASCTTNAISPILKVVEDEVGIEKGHIETVHAYTNDQNLLDNYHKGPRRGRSAAINMVITSTGAGTAVSKAIPSLKDKLTANAVRVPTPNGSLAIMNLTLKKPIKDLAAMNEMIRKAALEGELVNQIHYQVDPELVSSDIIGDTCCSVFDSNATIVAPDGKSVVLYTWYDNEFGYTKQVIRLAKHVTKVRRLVYY
- a CDS encoding trypsin-like peptidase domain-containing protein gives rise to the protein MKQAFGYFTMGLAGAILAIGGNHLLSKNSNSAALSQERPVVRYVNLPNANGGTTSALDFTVAAENTVNGVVHVTTETAVNVRDPFADLFWGNRAPMQQQLRQGAGSGVIVSTDGYIVTNNHVVEGADKIQVHLNDNRMYEGTVVGRDPSTDIALLKINAENLSSVSYGNSDNVRVGEWVLAVGNPMNLTSTVTAGIVSAKARNINLLQYDPTRDVFPIESFIQTDAAVNPGNSGGALVNVNGDLVGINTAIASNTGTYTGYSFAVPVNIVKKVAADLLEFGSVQRAYLGVSIRDMDQKLADETKVGQIRGVYVNGVSDGGAAQQSGMKAGDVIMKVGNIDVNNVPQLQEQVSKFRPGNKVPVTVMRSGEEKVFDMTLRGKEGTTVAKVETRSEGMTALGAELRAVTSDEMKALAIQNGVKVTSINGGKFRSSGIREGFIITRIDQEAVNRPEDVERILANKKGGVLIEGVYANGTKAYYGLGL
- a CDS encoding sigma-70 family RNA polymerase sigma factor; the encoded protein is MRQLKITKSITNRESQSLDKYLQEIGKEGLITADIEVELAQKIKQGDGVALEKLVKANLRFVVSVAKQYQNQGLSLPDLINEGNLGLIKAAQRFDETRGFKFISYAVWWIRQSILQALAEQSRIVRLPLNQVGSLNKINKAFAKLEQEYERPPSADELAVFLDLPAEKVADTMKVSGRHISMDAPFVEGESNSLLDVLPNNDSAPADRLLLNESLSKEIDRALSTLTERERDVVKLFFGIAINHGLTLEEIGAKFDLTRERVRQIKEKAIRRLRHTSRSKLLKAYLG
- the dapF gene encoding diaminopimelate epimerase, which gives rise to MQINFVKWHGTGNDFVVVDDRDGSFPSGDLDLIRKLCDRHFGIGSDGLVLIQKGKGLSHDFHMEFFNPDGSQSFCGNGSRCAFAYWSELSKGRGEANFTAIDGIHNGSWRGDEVAVSLGFEGCVQLAFDGDDVDFVDNGSPHELVWVADPEAIEIMQDGPRRRFDEQHAPGGTNVNFLKPEDGSIHMRTYERGVEAETLSCGTGVVAAALSALQRNVTQTPVTVNTRGGTLHVEAELIAADTFGRIKLIGPVTRVFEGHFSF